CATATAATCACAGCGGCATACAAACAATTCGAAATGATTTCGACGAGTGGCCACAAAGTTAAGAAGAGGGTTCAAGAAGGAAGCTGAGGAGTGGGCGCTAGAGCTCAGAGACGAACTCGGTCTCTTACATCACGCTCCAATCGACGTCTTTGCGCTGGCCGAATGGCTCGCCATTCCGGCTGTGCCGTTATCAGCGCTCGCCGATTATGTTCCCGATACTCATCTTGTACACTTTCGGCACATTGAGCCGGAAGTTTTTTCAGGGGTCACGATCCACCATGGGACATGTCGCCTAATTCTCTATAATGACGCCCATGCAGACGTCCGCTTAAACAGCACTATCGCTCACGAACTCGCCCACGCACTTCTGGGCCACTTCCCCTCGCCCCTTGCTGACGACGACGGAAAGCGCAATCGAAATGCTGAAGTTGAGGCCGAAGCTAACTGGTTAGCTGGCGCTATCCTTGTTCCACAACCCGCCGCCATGAAGATTCTCTTCAACAACCATTCTATTTCAGATGCCGCAGCATATTACGCAGTCAGTGAGTCGATGATCCGCTATCGGCTCCGCGTCAGTGGAGCGCAGACTATCTTTGGCCGATGCAAATCTAGATAGTTAGAACCGGTAACTCCCAATGTTCGGTTGGCAGCAAACAGAGGAAATACCAGATGTTGCTGGACTGAAGACGGCGCTCAAATTGTTCCTAACATCGTAGATAGCAAAGTGAAGCCCCAGCAAGTGCCGTTTGCGCTCAAGTAAAGACCGCACACGCATACAGCTCCTAGTGCAGCTCTAAATAAGCAAACATTCTCGAACTGTTGGCAAACACGTAGCACCCGACTTCGATAGCTAGGCCAGGATGCTTTTTCCAGAAGAGCTTTCCTTCTTTGGTTTCCAATGATCCTTCCTGCTGGCATTTTCTCCACTGGAGCTTGGAAGGGGCCCCTTACAGAAAATGACGCCATGTTTCCTCCCTTGAGCGGTTCATGATTAAATTTTCTACTGGCCGGTGGCCCTGATCTTTTCGCCTCATGACCTGCCCCCGTCTTTAGTGCCAGGTCGTGGTTAGTAAAATCCGAAACATAAATCTATCCGATTTCCAGTTCTGTTGCGCTGTCGGGCAAGCTTGCCCGACAGCGCGCCGCGAACTCCGCCGGCGTGAGATACCCCAGTGCGCTATGCGGCCGGCACTCGTTGTAGTCGCGCCGCCAGGCCGCCACCCGCACCCGCGCTTCGGCCAAGCTCGTGAACCAATGCTCGTTCAGGCACTCATCGCGGAACTTGCCGTTGAACGACTCGATGTAGGCGTTCTGCGTCGGCTTGCCCGGCTGGATGAGCTTCAACTCGACACCGTTCCGATAAGCCCACTGGTCGAGCGCCTTGCTGGTGAACTCCGGCCCCTGGTCGGTGCGGATCGCCGCCGGCAAGCCGCGGAAGCGCGCCGCCTGATCCAGCACGCGCGTCACATACTGCCCGCTGATGCTGTGGTCGAGCACGATATCCACGGATTCCTTGGTGCAGTCATCCACGATGTTCAGGCACTTCAGGCGCCGCCCCGAGGACAGCGCATCCATCACGAAATCCATCGACCAGACCTGGTTCGGCGCCTCGGGCAAGGTCAGCGGCTGGCGCTCCATCGCCACCCCCTTGCGCCGCTTGCGCTTGGGCACCGCCAGCCCCGCGCCCTGGTACAGGCGAAACACCCGCTTGTGGTTCGCCTGATGGCCTTCCCGCCGCAACAGCACATGCAGACGCCTGTAGCCGAAGCGGCGCCGCTCGGCGGCCAGTTCGACCATCCGCCCGGCCAGCGCCTGGTTGGCCGGGTCGGTCTTGGCTTCGTAGTTCAACACCGTGCGCGATACCCCCACAAGCCGGCAGGCGCGACGCTGGGAGATGGACGTCTTCTCCTGCATCACGGCAACCGCCTGGCGCTTGGCCTGCGGGGTCAGCGCTTTCCCTTGACAACAACCTTGAGCGCCTCGATGTCGAGCATCGATTCGGCCAGCAGCTTCTTCAGCTTGGCGTTCTCCGCCTCCAGCTCGCGCAGCCGCTTGGCATCCGCCACGTCCATGCCGCCGAACTTGCGCCGCCAGGTGTAGAAGGCCGCATCGCTAAAGCCATGCTTCCTGCACAGATCCTTGATCGCCACCCCGGCTTCCGCCTGCTTGAGGTACCCGATGATCTGCTCTTCCGTGAACCGCTTCTTCATGCCCGCTTCTCCCTTCAAAAGCGGACTTTACTAACTTCAGGCTGGTACTGAAAATGGGGAGCAGGTCACTCACCGCCCCGTACTCCCCCCAATCGCCCGAATCGTAATCAGCAGCTGCACATACCCATCCTTCGACACGCTTCCCGGTAGTTCAATGGAGCGAAGCGCCTTCCATTCCTCGGGCGATTGGGGGAAGCAAGCTATAAACCGGCCGCTAACCCGGCCAGAGATGTCATTGCTACCGTTTCGGTTATTTCTCATTGCGGAACCCGCCGCTTATAGCGCGGTGTCAAATCCCAAGTCATACCGGTTACCGGACCGCCTTATCACTTTGGTTGGATAGACTGCATTGCGATCGGCCGATAGATCATGTCCTTGACGCTTATCGACGGCAGTTTTCTCGCCAGCAGCGGAAGGTCTCGTGCCGCCTTGTTCTCCACGACGATTTTGTACGCATCCCGCTCAGTTATATGCAGATCCAGGTTGCCTAGGTAAATCGCCCTGCCCGCTTCGATGGTAAAACGGTACGCTAGCGCCTGATTCGGACGGAACTCGTTCCCGCCGTATTGGTTGGGCACCACCAGCTTCCAGTCGTACAGTTCATAATTGCCTGCAGGCAGCCGAAGAACCGCGACGCGGCCTACGGCACGCCCAGACTCGATGACATCGAGCGGTTCGTTTGAGGCCGGTTCCTTGACGATCAATCTCGCGCTTGTCATTGCGGAATCCTGGGCATTCTTGTTCTGCACCGATCTCGCATGCTGGCGGGGTGAATCGAAATAGGGGCGCCTTATTGCCTGCTCCATCTTATCGCCGGCTGACTCGCGCGCGCGATAGACAAAACTGGAAACCGCCGCAATATCCCTGCCCGACAACGTCAGCGAAACGATAGCCAAGCCTTCGGTGTCCGTTGCGCCGAGCCGGTATCCCGGCGGCAGGTCCGACAGAGTGCTGCAGCCGGAAAGGGCCATCAATACTGGCGCACACAATTTCAGAACTCGCTTCATGGCAGACTCCTACTCAAGACCATTCATGTTGCCCAGCACCCCTATGGCACCAGACCGTTCTTCGCCGCAAACGGCGTCTAGCAGCATGCAACATTCAGCCCGTCATTGCCGACCAGCGGGTTGCAGCTGAATCTCTCCGCCGCCGCTCCGCTTGCATCGCAAGCGCCAATCACCCCCATGCCGCAGATGGTCGCATTCCAGGCGCGCTCCGTCGGCGGCCACCAGCACGGTGGAGCCGACAAGGAACTCCATTTCCTGCTTTATCCACTTATGCTTGTGATCCTTGCTCCAGCCGAAGCGGCGCGCCTGTTCTCCAGTGGCATCCTCGTGAGTTTCTCCAGCGCTCCCCGCGTACGTCTTGCCGTCCAGCATTACGGTGAGTCGAGCGGCGCCGGAATGGAGGGGCGGACTCTCGACCGTGGCCGTCGCTGAATTACCGGCCATCTGCTGAAGCAACAGAGTTTGCGAGCACCCGGCGAGCGAGAACAGAACGAAGCTCATGACCCAACGATTGATTATGAGTTTCATGGATTAGCTCCTTCAGCAACGCAACGGATTCCAATTGCAACCGGCCGACTTCCTCCTCGGTATGTAGTCTTGCCCGGGGCGCGCACGGCTCATCGCGCACCTCAATGAATCTCAACCGCACGCTGAATCTCGCTGACGAAGATCCAGCCTGCGTCAGGCTGTCCGGTATGCGCCGCTCTGGCGATGGTGTCGACCAGCGTGTCGGCCGCCTCGTCCGGGCATGCCAGCTCCAGCCGATATTCGGCGACGACCGCTTCGGCCAGTTCCATCGAGTAATGCTGCTGCGCCGGCTCGGCGCCCGCGAGTGGGCGCTGCACCTGGGAGACGGTAATGTTGTGACAGCCGGCGCCGGCGATGCCCGGGTCGCACAAACCGGACTCCCGCAGCGCCTGAAGCACGTCGGCGATGCGGTGCTGGCGGATGAATGCCTTGATCTCTTTCACGCTGGTTCTCCTTCGGTCAAAGGGTGGTACGGCTGCGCTCGCGCCGCGTTTCCACCCACTCGTACATCAGCGGCAGGAGCAGCAGGGTCAGCGCCGTGGAGGTGAACAACCCACCCACCACCACGGTGGCCAGCGGGCGCTGCGTTTCCGCGCCCACACCCTGCGAGAGCAGCATGGGAATCAGGCCGAGGATGGCCACCGAGGCGGTCATCAGCACCGGCCGCAGGCGCAGGCTCGCCCCTTCGCGCACCGCCTCGCGGATCGACAGGCCCTGGCGGCGCCGGTCGTTGAGGAAGGACACCAGCACGATGCCGTTCAGCATCGCCACGCCGAAGACAGCGATGAAGCCGATGGCGGAGGGCACCGAGACGTACTGCCCGGTTATGGCGAGGCCGAAGACGCCGCCGATGATGGCGAAAGGCACGTTGGCGATGATCAGCGCGGCATGGGTGAGCGAGTTGAAGGCGGTGTAGAGCAGCAGGAAGATGAGGCCGATGGTGAGCGGCACGATGAGGGCGAGCCGCGCCATGGCGCGCTGCTGGTTCTCGAAGGCGCCGCCCCACTCGATCCAGTAGCCCTCGGGCAACTTCACCTGGCTCCTGATCTTCGCGTCGGACTCCCTGACGAAACCGTCCACGTCGCGGCCCTTCACGTCCATCTGCAGCACCGCGTAGCGGCTCAACTGCTCGCGGCGGACGAAGGTGTAGCCCTCGTCCAGCTCCACCGTGGCGACGCGCGAGAGCGGCACCAGCGCCCCGGCCTGGGTGCGCAGCGGAATGTCGCCGATCGCCTGCAGGCTGTCGCGGAAGGCCGGGTCGAGCCGCACCTGGATGTCGAAGCGGCGCACGCCGTCGAGCAGGGTGCTGACGGCCTTACCGCCGATGCCGGCCTGCACCACCTCGAGGATCTCGTCGGCGTTGATGCCGAAGCGCGCCGCCTCCTCGCGCCTGACTTTCACCACGATCTGCGGCTTGCCCTTGTTGGCTTCCAGCGAGAGGTCGGCCACGCCGCTCACCTGCCCCAGCACCGGCTTGATCTGCGCGGCGAGGCGGTCGAGGGTGGCGAGGTCGGGGCCATAGAGCTTGAGGGCGAGGGTGGCGCGCACGCCCGAGATCAGCTCTTCGACCCGCATCTGGATCGGCTGGGTGTTGCCAAGCACGACGGTCGGGATGGCCTTTTCCAGCGCCTCCTTCATACGGTCGGACAGCTCCGGCATGGAGAGCTTCTCCGGCCACTCGTC
The window above is part of the Denitratisoma sp. genome. Proteins encoded here:
- a CDS encoding ImmA/IrrE family metallo-endopeptidase, which codes for MATKLRRGFKKEAEEWALELRDELGLLHHAPIDVFALAEWLAIPAVPLSALADYVPDTHLVHFRHIEPEVFSGVTIHHGTCRLILYNDAHADVRLNSTIAHELAHALLGHFPSPLADDDGKRNRNAEVEAEANWLAGAILVPQPAAMKILFNNHSISDAAAYYAVSESMIRYRLRVSGAQTIFGRCKSR
- a CDS encoding IS3 family transposase (programmed frameshift); this encodes MKKRFTEEQIIGYLKQAEAGVAIKDLCRKHGFSDAAFYTWRRKFGGMDVADAKRLRELEAENAKLKKLLAESMLDIEALKVVVKGKPLTPQAKRQAVAVMQEKTSISQRRACRLVGVSRTVLNYEAKTDPANQALAGRMVELAAERRRFGYRRLHVLLRREGHQANHKRVFRLYQGAGLAVPKRKRRKGVAMERQPLTLPEAPNQVWSMDFVMDALSSGRRLKCLNIVDDCTKESVDIVLDHSISGQYVTRVLDQAARFRGLPAAIRTDQGPEFTSKALDQWAYRNGVELKLIQPGKPTQNAYIESFNGKFRDECLNEHWFTSLAEARVRVAAWRRDYNECRPHSALGYLTPAEFAARCRASLPDSATELEIG
- a CDS encoding P-II family nitrogen regulator; translation: MKEIKAFIRQHRIADVLQALRESGLCDPGIAGAGCHNITVSQVQRPLAGAEPAQQHYSMELAEAVVAEYRLELACPDEAADTLVDTIARAAHTGQPDAGWIFVSEIQRAVEIH